GACTTCCGTCCTCATGTTAATTGTCATTGTGAAAGTTATTCACAGACATCAAAGCCCTGAGTCATTAGTGAATGCATTTTTACCTGTGGAAACACATTCACATAACTCTTTTCAATGTATCAATTTAACATTGACAGAAGTGTCCCTAAAAGTTATCTCCTTAATTGTTTGCATAAGAGGGAGCTTGACTCTTAAATGtaacatttagtttttttttgtaaCCTTCAGATATTTAATGGATAATAATGCATTTTCCTTTCAGTCTATTATGTTTATGTAACAAATACACTGTAAACATGTACTTTAGTATATTGTGTTTTCTCATAAATATGATGTTGCAGAAAAAAAACTGTAAATAACAATGAATAAGGAAAACATTTGTACTTGTAAAGTAGTTGTGTTATCAATGGATTTTTTCAGTCTATTTGTAATAAAGTGTTTTGTTTTTATACACAATATCAGGTCTGACCTAAGTAGTGATAATCATATCTTTACGTTGTAAGTTTGAGCTATGTAGTCTGAAGAAAGCTTGTGATTGTGTCTCTGGCACCCGGATAAGCATGCATCCTACGTTATCTCCCAGGAAAGGCAGTATTACCACTGCACTGGATAACCTAGCTATCTATAGTGGCAACCAGCTAATATTTTCATTacataaagtgcattcggaaagtattcagaccccttgactttttccacatatttacgttacagacttattctaaaattgattcaatcgtCCCCCCCGTCCCCCTACAGATAATAACCCATAAtaagaaagcaaaaacaggtttttgattaaaaaaaataaaaaacaatgtaCTAAAAATAAAATACTGATATGATATTtacaaatattcagaccctttactcagtactttgttgaagcacctttggcagcgattacagcttagagtcttcttgggtatgacgctacaagcttggtacacctgtatttggggagtttctcccatttttctctgcagatcctctcaagttctgtcagattggatggggagcgtcgctgcagttttttcaggtctccagagatgttgatcggtccgggctctggctgggccattcatggacattcagagacttgtcccgaatccagtcctgcattgtcttggctgtgtgcttagggtcgttgtcctgttggaaggtgaacctctggagcaggttttcatcaacgatctctgtactttgctccgttcatctttcccagGATCCtgattcaggccaaatagttcaatctcggtatcatcagatcagagaatattGTTTTCCATACCCTTCCCCCAGGTCTGTgtttctttccaaatcatgtccaatcaattgaatttaccacaggactccaaacaagttgtagaaacatctcaaggatgatcaatggaaacaggatgcaccagagctcaatttcgagtctcatagcaaagggtctcaataattatttaaataaggtaATTCTGTTTTTATTcttaataaatttgctaaaatgttCTACACTTTTCGCTTTGTCATGAGGTGTTTTGTGTAGCTTAATGAGAGGaaaacgtaacaatgtggaaaaagtcaagtggtctgaatactttccggatgcACTGTAAGTTGACTTTTTATAACACATTTCCTGTGATATAACCGTTGGGAAATAATGGGTACTACTACCGTATAATAGGTTAAATCAAAAGATGGAATATGCTGCAATTGATAAAAGCCTTTCTCAGTGTTTTAGTTATGAGGGAGAAATGTTTCCCCCTGCTGGCTGCTGACAGTGGCAGATATATCAGAAGagaaaacatttatttgggcaggAGGGCAGAGATTCAGGCCTAAAGCCACTCAGAAGATCCTAGATCACTGGATCAGAGGGCATGTCACACAGTGTCAGAAGAGTCAGACTGTGTAGAAGGGCTATACACACCACTATAGTTAATGTTGCTATCACTGCTAACATTTAAAAGACCAGTATTGTAATCTGGTCTGTTAACAGGAGCACATAACAAGACAAAGGCCAATTTAATGCAATGAATGACGTTTAATAAATTGTCTTGAGTTACTTGGTCTTTAAGGACTGTTTGAAGGGCTTGAACAGGCCTTTGGAGATGGCAGAAAACATCCTGACGAGAAGTGGACGTTTGTGAGGCGTCTCCTGTTGGGAGCTGGCGGGGAGATCCTTTGGCAGTGCAGACATGGCAGCATGTGGCACTATGCTGGGCACTACAGAAGAGAGAAGAGTTGACATGCACTTTAATTTAGAAATGATGTAATGTATGTTACAACTCAACATAACTGACACTGATAAATGAGAACCAACAGCTTGAGTTTTGGAGAATATAATTACTTTTACATAAGAGATGACTACTGATTGCGTATATAACCTTTGTAAGGTTATTTTGAAATGACATTTCTTTGTACACCAATATCTCAAACAGACAATGTCCTGTTGTGTGAACTTACGCATGCCATCTTCAGCAGTGGTCTGTACTTGTTCTGATTCAGAGCAGTGGGAATCCTTCTCGTTCCCCTTCTTGAATAGCTAAGTATTTAAAGAGAAAAACATGTTTAAAGAAATGTCACAGCTGAACAACCTCATGATGATAGCAATCACACCTACCACACCAGCACAACATTTATGATTGGTTTTGGAATGAATGGatggttttatattttttacactgAATAGCATTGTTTACTCACATTATCTCCCACAACTGTTCATTTAAATACGTTTGCTGTACCTTTAAGTTGCCTGTCAGCCTGACCAGCCTTTGTAGAAAAGATAATTTCCCCCTGCTAGCCCTCACATCCTCAGCCAGTGGAAGAGCCTAAGGCCCGGTGGTTTTGACTGATGTTCTTGAGGCTGCCCTCAATGCCTCATTACATCTGTGGAGAAGCGCTTCACTCAAAGACTTGACAAGAATCCTATCAAATGAAGAGTCCTGAGTCGACACGGCCTGTTGGAGGATGTTCTCAGAGCCAAACTCCCCCAACAGATTTTTATAGACAACTCTGTAGACTTTATGAATCCTCAAGTTCTCTGGATAGGCTTGTGTCTCAGAGCAGCCTGACCATGCACAGAAGACTTCCATAACTTTGGGGATCAGGTCTTGTTACTTGCGTGTGATGTCAACTGAGTAATCTTCTTTTGGGATTTGGATTGGaagattgggttagggttagggttagaccctAACAATCAAGGATCGTTTTTTGACAGgctgagatatggagggagaaacCTCTCCAAcaggagctaggaacacaagagaAATGgatggggtaagagagagagagatgcagtataGTAACGTTGAAAAATAACAGTGCTATGAGTTTGGTAGGCATACCTATGTTTCTAACACACACCTAAACAAAACTACAAGCTTTAGCAGAGCTCTAAAACATCCTTACCTATGCAATGTCCATCAGTAGAGGGAATCTCAGTCTGTTCCTGGACTGAATGGCAGTCCTTTTTGTTTCCTCTCTTGTAACGCTAACAGAAGAAAGGTAAAGATAATGGTAcagagaataaataaataaataaatggaacactTCTGAATCCAAGGCAACAATTTAGTGATTAATAAAACATATTTATCTCATGTATTTGTCTTATCATATCAATAACATCAATAACATCAGCACCTAACTGGATCCAAAAACAAATGCTAACTCCCTGCTATACCTTGAAGTTGATCCTGAGTTTGGTCATTGAAAAGCAAAGGAAGCTCCTTCTTGCTTTCTGCTcagcccccctctctgtctcagcctGGTCTGATGGGTTTGTTGCAGCAGAAGCTGGTCTTGACGCCTCCTTGCATCCCTGTACCAGCTGCTGGGTCAAGGACTTTACCAGGACTCTGTCAAATGCAGGGTCCTGGGAGGAAAGAGCTGCTTGCAGGGTGTTATAAGAGCCAAACTCCTCCATGAGGTTTTTAAACCTCTGAACCTTGCCTGCTGCTATGTCCTGACTGTCCATAGGGGGAAACTCCCCGAGCTGGCCTGAATGACCACTGAGAGGCCAGAGTTAAGCTGGTGTACCACCTCCCCACGATAGCACACCTCAACtcggaggagctggaggaggtgggGTTGGAGTGACCCTCAACCAGGGATATCAGGAGGCTCTCTTCCGTTACCCCAAAAAGAGCCTTCAGAGGCTCCTCCATGAGGGCCTCTCTCTAGTTGCAGGCAAGCTCTGCAATGAGGTCTGGGACCTTGAAGATAAACACACAATCACCACTTATGCCATGCAAATGTGACCAACTGGTATCTAATCTGGGCCATTAGTGAGCCTGATAACCAAATTAGAGCAATGATGGTCTCATACCACCGTAGTTCTAGAAGCCTAAAGCCAACTGACACGATTTTTTGCCTGATTTTTATGTTTGTACGACATCAGAATATGATTCATTCTGAAAGGCATGTACCTGATCTATTTATTCATAGATGACTTTATGGCTTACCCAGTTGAAAATGACTTTCACCTGGACCCACCCCCTCAGTGGCAACATTTCTGACCAGAATTTAAAACTACAAGGTGTGAATTCCAAGTTAATAATTTATGATAAGTATGGGTCAGGTCTTGCAATTATTAAGTTGAAATATTGCTGTGAACATACCTCTTAGGCGAACAGCATGGTGATGAGGTTCTGCGAGTGGATTTTTGGCGGCACCCTGCACtgccattcctcctcctctccttagtCCAGTAGGTCATCTCACTGATCAgcagccttttctctctctcatccagactgccTAAGGAATCCTCAGACCCTGTCAGAGAGCACTGGGATTCTGGGGAGGTTGCCCCACTCCTCAGGTTCACCCCCATGATACGAGCTAGCGCTGGTAGGAGAATGCGGAGGGCTGTCTGGGTCACGACTTTAACAATCTTCAGACACAGCATGGAGAGCTGCTCGAATGTGAGCTATGGCCAACAAACAGAGTAATGATTTTGTCAATCAAGCAATTCCATGAcaccattccctatatagcacacaacttttgaccagaaccttaTGTGGAGAGACTTACGTTATTTTTCATGCCATGCTGAATCACTCTCCATTGGctagagaaaagaaaagaaaggaaACATATTTTACCTGCACACTGATGTTGAGTTAGTGGAGTCACTAGATAGCCATGTCAGGTAAAATAAAAGTGTATTTAATTAAGCTATTAGCAAGTACATGAGACATTTTGTTCTTGATTTACAGGAAGAGTTAGGGGTGTGGTTACAGTGATGTTAGGTGTAGTGTCTAAAATCCCATTTGTGGTTAGAAGGTGCACTATGATTATAAATTCAGAGTTGTTTTATGTCAGGTTGGAAAAAGACATGGGACTTGCTCATCAGTTAGACTcctcaggaaggagaggaggattggggcaCAGCATGTCTCAATCTTGAGAGAAGGCATTAGAGTCCTCTGAGCCTCCTTCTCCAGCTGCTCAATGATAGATCCCCTTTCCTGGAAACCACACCCGGGTGTCTGAGAAGACTCTGGGAAACCGAAAAAAGAGAAATCTAAAGTTGAATCTGAACTTGAATAATTTCCTTCACCTTTAGTGATTTGATTGAACTGGACAGGTAAAAGCACATCTCTCTGCGGGCCTCCACTATATTGCTTTCACCTATATAGATACTATTTTCTCAGATTAGTGCTGATGAATTTGAACACAACCTGCACCCAACATGAAGTAATTTCAGACCTGCACCAATGCTGCTGTCCTCCTCCACGGAAGTCTTCTTGGCACGGCCACTGGACTTACGTTTAGCCTACATGACAACAGATTATAGGTCTCAGCAGATCTAAGGTCAGTGCGGTGTCTCCTCCTAATGCTTTAAGGCTAGGATTTAGCGATAGCAAActaatcctagatctgtgcctaagtAGGCAGAACATGTGTAAAGGACAACATTTCTTACCTTgcctcctgtcctgttcttgttGGTCTCATGTGTCTCTGTTTCATCCTTCATGTTCTCCACGACTTTATTTTGGTCATCCGGGGGATCCTCCCATTTCACGCTCTGGTGGATAAATGAGAGGTCAACATCAGTCCTAGGTTGTGACTTTATGAAACAACTTGTTCGCTCCTATTTTAAACAAAACGGCAATAGTGGTCAGATTTCAGTCCATGGATTAAACCAGTGAGACCTATTGCTGTGTTAGTGACCTACTATATTGTTAGTAATTTCTCCTCTAAACTCAAAATAGGCTAAATGAACCATACCTTGCTGTCATCTGACATGATGTGTAGCTTATTGTTGTAGGCTGTTTAGAGGAAATACTAAAAGCTCCTTTGAAAAAACGTCAGTGAACCATCGGCAGACAACTGAAGTGAATATGAACGTCCTTGAATTATGCCaaagcattgttgaatactcgatTCCGATTGGCTGAAGCCAGAGCATTCTTCAAAGATGTCATACACACATGATGTCACAATTAGGCCTAAGTCTAATGTCTATATGAATTGTCAATGTCTTTAGAAAACAAATCAAAGCTTGTCAAAGTTCTGCCAAACAAAAATATGTCTAAGTGCACGTTTTTGCGTTTAATTTATGGTTTATCATGCATCGTCATTCATCACCATGCACAAAAACGTAACTCGCTGCCATCCATTAGCTATAATTCTGAGGTTGCAAAGCTGCAAAACTAGGATGTGCAATAAATTATAACCACTTGCAAAATTATTTCAAATCAAAGACGTTCAAGGATGCTTGAACTATTTCAGCACTGTGGAGCTGTCCGCTGCATAGAGCTGACACGTTTCTTGGCGTCAGGGGAACGTGCCATGGCGCTGAAATGTTTCTCGAGTCTGTGCAGCACCTGAGACCGCGGCATGGTGCTGAAATGGAGCAGGGCTCAGTTCAATGGATATCTCATGCCGATTTTCCTGCTAGCCTATTTATAACGATATTATAATCACATTATTTTCATCCATCCGTCAACACAAATGGCATGTCAACGTTTCCCAAATAATAATGCAATGAAGCCAAGCCGAGATGAATGGTTCTTCATCCAGAGGACGAAGCACCACTGTATCATCTAAAACCTTCAGAAAGATCCCTTAAAACTGTAGAATAAATTCTCCACGGCTGTTATGGTAGCTAGGTTAATCTGGCGAGTCATGGACAAATCCAACACATAGCGTTTCACTGAGTCCTGCTTAGAGGTGACTGACCGTCATGTTGCTAGTTGTAATGACGCGTTTAAAAcaagaatacatttacattacatttaagtcatttagcagacgctcttatccagagcgacttacaaattggtgcattcaccttatgacatccagtgggacagtcacttaacaatagtgcatctaaaacttaggggggtggggtgagagggattacttaacctatcctaggtattccttaaagaggtggggtttcaggtgtctccggaaggtggtgattgactccgctgtcctggcgtcgtgagggagtttgttccaccattgggggagtTATTTGTAATTGCTCTGGGAGCTAATTATTGCAGAGCCCAGCTACACATCCTGCTGGCTGGGCTCATTATGGACAGCCAATGAGCAGTTCAGGTGAAAAAGTCTGCCAGATCTGATCCCTATAACATACATGATACTAGGATCCTGAAGCTACCTGCCGGCCTGCACAATCCTCCATGGCACGAATGCTACACGCGCAATATGTTATGCTAACATCCCACAACAATTCCCCAATTGGAATTACTTGCCTAAACTTCCAATCATATTTATTTTCTAATATCAACCATAGTTTCGGCACTTAAGGCAGACTTGCTATTAGAACAACATGGAATTAGGACAACTGTAAAGCTCGTTAAACGTAGGCTAAAATGAACCTTTCCTGGCTGTCGTCAGCCATTATGTGTAGCCCGTTAATTAAGGCTCTGCGCCTCTGATACTGCAGCTGTTCTGATAGGCTCCTGTAGCTTTTCTGTAACTGTTAAACTCGTCTAATCGTATCCGTTGAAAACCCGTCAGTAAACCGTCCTCAAACACAATGAACTGATGTCAATATGGACATTAACCTTCACATAAAGATATCAAATACATGACGTCAGATATGCTTAGAGGTATTGTTGACTTGATCAGAATACATATCATAGTGTCACAGTACGTGCTGTTGACAGCCTACCCCGAAATCAAACAGGAACATGGattttgtgaaatctgttgtgaatgtataGAAATGTTTTTACAATTGTATAACTCCCTTCATTTTACtggaccccatgaagagtagctgctgcagctaaaggggatccataataaatacaaatacaaacccAAATGCACCATGATAACACATGTATCAACTTGTTTTGACATATCACATGGGATATGACAGTTCCTGATTCTGTGATACTGTAAATCAACAGACCTTGAGAGGAGATTAAACATCATCTGTTGATCTATTTCACAGGTTTCTGGTGGTTTCTAAGCATTCTACATGTGTTGGGGAAGGAGGGTGGGATCTCTCCAGAGCATCTAATTACATCAATCATGTCTTGCCAtgcatgtttttttatttgttttatttttttatttcacctttatttaaccaggtaggctagttgagaacaagttctcatttgcaactgcgacctggccaagataaagcatagcagtgtgaacagacaacacagagttacacatggagtaaacaattaacaagtctgtcaggatttggccagggttgttccggtttttggtcactagatgcccccattgtgccttttgaccttttgttttcccttgatccccattattatttgcacctgtgcctcgtttcccctgattgtatttaaaccctttgttttcctctgttctttgctctgtgtttgtatgttagcacccagccctactactctgagaactcttgttgatcccggtggactctcttgtggaattctgttttttgttcttgtttgtttgttttttgagtatcttttgaggctttttgtgctttaccttccaccttgtggatttacctttttgtcttggaggattacctttgttcttgtaggattcattttgaggttgtggagttacatgttttcctgaagaacttcacttttacttcattaaataggGGGGTCTCAAGTActcctgtgtctgcctcatcttctgggttctgccactattcgtggctcagttggttaagtgactgtttctcactccggagacctgggttcgtaaccgggtcctgaaaagtcaataacacagtagaaaaatagGGAGTCTATAttcaatgtgtgcaaaaggcatgaggaggtaggcgaataattacaatattgcagattaacactggagtgataaatgatcagatgatcatgtacaggtagagatattggtgtgcaaaagagcagaaaagtaaataaataaaaactgtggggatgaggtaggtgaaaatgggtgggctatttaccaatagactatgtacagctgcagcgatcggttagctgctcagatagctgatgtttgaagttggtgagggagataaaagtctccaacttcagcgatttttgcaatttgttccagtcacaggcagcagagtactggaacgaaaggcagccgaatgaggtgttggctttagggatgatcagtgagatacacctgctggagcgcgtgctgcggatgggtgttgccatcgtgaccagtgaactgagataaggcagagctttacctagcatggccttgtagatgacctggagccagtgggtctggcgacaaatatgtagcgagggccagccgactagagcatacaagtcagtggtgggtagtataaggtgctttagtgacaaaacggatggcactgtgataaactgcatccagtttgctgagtagagtgttggaagcaattttgtagatgacatcgccgaagtcgaggatcggtaggatagtcagttttactagggtaagtttggcagcgtgagtgaaggaggctttgttgcggaatagaaagccgactcttgatttgattttcgattggagatgttttatatgagtctggaaggagagtttgcagtctagccagacacctaggtacttataggtgtccacatattcaaggtcggaaccatccagggtggtgatgctggtcaggcatgcgggtgcaggcagcgaacggttgaaaagcatgcatttggttttactagcgtttaagagcagttggaggccacggaaggagtgttgtatggcattgaagctcgtttggaggttagatagcacagtgtccaatgacgggccgaaagtatatagaatggtgtcgtctgcgtagaggtggatcagggaatcgcccgcagcaagagcaacatcattgatatatacagagaaaagagtcggcccgagaattgaaccctgtggcacccccatagagactgccagaggaccggacagcatgccctccgatttgacacactgaactctatctgcaaagtaattggtgaaccaggcaaggcagtcatccgaaaaaccgaggctactgagtctgccgataagaatatggtgattgacagagtcgaaagccttggcaaggtcgatgaagacggctgcacagtactgtcttttatcaatggcggttatgatatcgtttagtaccttgagtgtggctgaggtgcaccgtgaccggctcggaaaccagattgcacagcggagaaggtacggtgggattcgagatggtcagtgacctgtttgttgacttggctttcgaagaccttagataggcagggcagaatggatataggtctgtaacagtttgggtccagggtgtctccccctttgaagagggggatgactgcggcagctttccaatccttggggatctccgacgatatgaaagagaggttgaacaggctggtaataggggttgcggcaatggcggtggatagtttcagaaatagagggtccagattgtcaagcccagctgatttatacgggtccaggttttgcagctctttcagaacatctgctatctggatttgggtaaaggagaacctggagaggcttgggcgaggagctgggggggggtggagctgttggccgaggtaggagtagccaggcggaaggcatggccagccgttgagaaatgcttgttgaagttttcgataatcatggatttatcggtggtgaccgtgttacctagcctcagtgcagtgggcagctgggaggaggtgctctcgttctccatggacttcacagtgtcccataactttttggagttggagctacaggatgcaaacttctgcctgaagaagctggccttagctttcctgactgactgcgtgtattggttcctgacttccctgaacagttgcatatcgcgggggggGGTGAAATGAGATAATGTTATGCACCACGTAAATATACACTGCCTAAGGCTGCAGTGCTATACTCCATGGAGACAGTGCACAATGTTCATTTTACATGATGGATATATGCTACTCCATTTCATACAATAAATCCGtacaatttatttataaagccctttttacatcagcagatgtcacaaaatgCTTATACTGACACCCAGCTTAAAACCTCAAATAGCATGCAATGCAGatttagaagcacggtggctacgaaaaactctctagaaaaacaggaacctaggaagaaacctagagaggaaccaggctctgaggggtggctagtcctcttctggctgtgctggtggAGAATATAAtcgtacatggccattaaggccagatggTTCTTCAAGTACTGTAGTTCAAACGTTCTT
This sequence is a window from Oncorhynchus gorbuscha isolate QuinsamMale2020 ecotype Even-year unplaced genomic scaffold, OgorEven_v1.0 Un_scaffold_2009, whole genome shotgun sequence. Protein-coding genes within it:
- the LOC124024807 gene encoding uncharacterized protein LOC124024807 isoform X1, whose translation is MSDDSKSVKWEDPPDDQNKVVENMKDETETHETNKNRTGGKAKRKSSGRAKKTSVEEDSSIGAESSQTPGCGFQERGSIIEQLEKEAQRTLMPSLKIETCCAPILLSFLRSLTDDQWRVIQHGMKNNLTFEQLSMLCLKIVKVVTQTALRILLPALARIMGVNLRSGATSPESQCSLTGSEDSLGSLDEREKRLLISEMTYWTKERRRNGSAGCRQKSTRRTSSPCCSPKSVTREETKRTAIQSRNRLRFPLLMDIA
- the LOC124024807 gene encoding uncharacterized protein LOC124024807 isoform X2 produces the protein MKDETETHETNKNRTGGKAKRKSSGRAKKTSVEEDSSIGAESSQTPGCGFQERGSIIEQLEKEAQRTLMPSLKIETCCAPILLSFLRSLTDDQWRVIQHGMKNNLTFEQLSMLCLKIVKVVTQTALRILLPALARIMGVNLRSGATSPESQCSLTGSEDSLGSLDEREKRLLISEMTYWTKERRRNGSAGCRQKSTRRTSSPCCSPKSVTREETKRTAIQSRNRLRFPLLMDIA